Proteins found in one Microbacterium sp. LWS13-1.2 genomic segment:
- a CDS encoding DUF2064 domain-containing protein — MTTVVVMAKECRPGRVKTRLHPPFTLEEAARIAEASLGDTIATVTSLPVDRRVLCLDGDTAPLMPTGWEVHAQTAGGLDERIAAALDACTGPTLLVGMDTPQLRPSDLALLTDWPDDVDAWLGPASDGGYWALALREPHGDVVRGVPMSRGDTGAEQRRRLRAAGLRVGMLPVLTDIDDVAALRAVEPFLADGHLARVLRETA, encoded by the coding sequence ATGACCACCGTCGTGGTGATGGCCAAGGAGTGCCGTCCCGGCCGCGTGAAGACCCGGCTGCACCCGCCGTTCACCCTCGAGGAGGCGGCGCGCATCGCCGAGGCGAGCCTCGGCGACACGATCGCGACCGTCACCTCGCTGCCGGTCGACCGGCGCGTGCTGTGCCTCGACGGCGACACCGCTCCACTGATGCCGACGGGGTGGGAGGTGCACGCACAGACCGCGGGAGGCCTCGACGAACGGATCGCTGCGGCCCTCGATGCCTGCACGGGTCCGACGCTGCTCGTCGGCATGGACACGCCCCAACTGCGACCCTCCGACCTGGCCCTCCTGACCGACTGGCCGGACGACGTCGACGCATGGCTGGGCCCGGCGTCCGACGGTGGCTACTGGGCTCTCGCACTCCGCGAACCGCACGGCGATGTGGTCCGCGGAGTACCGATGTCACGCGGCGATACCGGCGCCGAGCAGCGTCGGCGACTGCGCGCCGCCGGCCTCCGCGTCGGCATGCTGCCCGTGCTCACCGACATCGACGACGTCGCCGCGCTGCGCGCCGTCGAGCCATTCCTGGCGGACGGGCATCTGGCACGAGTGCTGCGGGAGACCGCATGA
- a CDS encoding HAMP domain-containing sensor histidine kinase, producing the protein MIPLADLAAIVGIALLCAVVVGALGLIALRIARRSPLLVQVLIVVLTAMLSVTSGMIAVAQAMYLSPHDLLVGIWVSASATLVSLGGAVVLGRTFTRQSARLQRYARDIGDGAQVEPPASFDRSELATLQGELARTGRRLEEARAEVDALDTSRRELVAWISHDLRTPLAGLRAMAEALEDGLADDPERFHRQMRTQVDHLSALVDELFELSKIQSGRLSLAMEPVSLYDLVSDAVAELRVLAAAHNITIKESPRPDLAVVGDARELARVVSNLLINAIQHSPPGSVISVTTRGMDDGTAMLSVVDAGGGIADADLPKIFLAGWRSDASRTPAPTPQAGGSGLGLAIAHGIVKAHEGDISARNVPGGCRFDVILPQVAAAV; encoded by the coding sequence ATGATCCCCCTCGCCGACTTGGCTGCCATCGTCGGCATCGCGCTGCTCTGCGCCGTCGTGGTCGGCGCGCTGGGGCTGATCGCGCTGCGCATCGCCCGCCGATCGCCGCTCTTGGTACAGGTGCTGATCGTGGTGCTGACGGCGATGCTCTCGGTCACGAGCGGCATGATCGCCGTCGCGCAGGCGATGTACCTGTCGCCGCACGACCTGCTCGTGGGCATCTGGGTGTCCGCCAGCGCCACGCTCGTGTCGCTCGGCGGCGCCGTGGTGCTCGGACGCACCTTCACGCGGCAGAGCGCCCGGCTGCAGCGCTACGCCCGCGACATCGGCGACGGCGCACAGGTCGAGCCGCCGGCATCCTTCGATCGATCCGAGCTCGCGACCCTGCAGGGCGAGCTGGCGCGCACCGGACGCCGGCTCGAGGAGGCGCGTGCCGAGGTCGACGCCCTCGACACCTCGCGGCGCGAACTCGTTGCGTGGATCTCGCACGATCTGCGCACTCCGCTCGCCGGACTGCGCGCCATGGCGGAGGCGCTGGAGGACGGGCTGGCAGACGATCCCGAGCGCTTCCACCGTCAGATGCGCACGCAGGTGGACCACCTCTCGGCGCTGGTGGACGAGCTCTTCGAACTGTCGAAGATCCAATCCGGTCGTCTGTCGCTCGCCATGGAGCCGGTGTCCCTGTACGACCTGGTCAGCGACGCCGTCGCCGAGCTGCGGGTGCTGGCCGCCGCCCACAACATCACGATCAAGGAATCGCCCCGTCCCGACCTCGCGGTCGTGGGCGACGCGCGCGAGTTGGCGCGGGTCGTGAGCAACCTCCTCATCAACGCCATCCAGCACTCACCGCCGGGCAGCGTCATCTCCGTCACCACTCGTGGCATGGATGACGGGACCGCGATGCTGTCGGTTGTCGATGCGGGAGGCGGTATCGCGGACGCCGACCTGCCGAAGATCTTCCTCGCCGGGTGGCGGTCGGACGCGTCACGCACGCCCGCTCCGACACCGCAGGCGGGTGGTTCCGGTCTGGGACTGGCGATCGCGCACGGCATCGTCAAGGCGCACGAGGGCGACATCTCGGCCCGCAACGTGCCGGGCGGCTGCCGGTTCGACGTCATCCTGCCGCAGGTGGCAGCCGCCGTCTGA
- a CDS encoding response regulator transcription factor, translating into MSTPRTAQPLADLADRRVLVVEDDPTVREVVETYLEAAGFIVDVATDGFAALDAIAERAPDLVVLDRMLPGIDGAEVCRRIRQAADIPVILLTALGAPEDRVGGLEAGADDYITKPFSPRELVLRVQAVMRRSLTEFAPEAPFDIGPFHLDPSARIVARDGQPLALSTREFDLFSFLLKHPRRVFTREELLRAVWGWEFGDLSTVTVTMRRLREKIEDDPARPRRLRTVWGVGYRFEPEETE; encoded by the coding sequence ATGTCCACCCCGCGGACGGCACAGCCCCTGGCCGACCTGGCCGATCGGCGCGTGCTGGTCGTCGAGGACGATCCGACTGTGCGCGAGGTCGTCGAGACGTATCTCGAGGCCGCCGGCTTCATCGTCGACGTCGCAACCGACGGCTTCGCGGCGCTCGACGCGATCGCCGAGCGCGCGCCCGACTTGGTCGTGCTCGACCGGATGCTGCCGGGCATCGACGGCGCCGAGGTGTGCCGTCGGATCCGACAGGCGGCTGACATCCCGGTGATCCTCCTCACCGCTCTGGGCGCGCCCGAGGACCGCGTGGGCGGGCTGGAGGCAGGCGCCGACGACTACATCACGAAACCGTTCTCACCGCGGGAGCTGGTGCTGCGGGTGCAGGCGGTGATGCGCCGCAGTCTCACCGAGTTCGCTCCGGAGGCGCCGTTCGACATCGGCCCCTTCCACCTCGATCCGTCGGCGCGTATCGTCGCTCGGGACGGGCAGCCGCTCGCGCTGTCGACCCGTGAGTTCGACCTGTTCTCGTTCCTGCTCAAGCATCCGCGCCGCGTGTTCACACGCGAGGAGCTGCTGCGCGCGGTGTGGGGATGGGAGTTCGGCGATCTGTCCACCGTCACCGTCACGATGCGTCGGCTGCGCGAGAAGATCGAGGACGATCCCGCCCGCCCGCGCCGGTTGCGCACCGTCTGGGGCGTGGGCTACCGCTTCGAGCCCGAGGAGACCGAATGA
- a CDS encoding glycosyltransferase family 2 protein, which translates to MAAGVDVIFPCLNEARALPGVLAALPSGMRAIVVDNGSTDGSAEIAAVRGAVVVTESRRGFGSAAHAGLLSATAPIVAFCDADGSFDSAELARVVAPVTAGDADLVLGRRRAQRNSWPLHARIANAFLAARLRAFTPASLHDLGPMRAARREALLDLDLRDRRSGYPLEMVLRAARRQWRIAEVDVSYRPRIGRSKVTGTVRGTATAIADMSRVLREEAR; encoded by the coding sequence ATGGCCGCTGGAGTCGACGTCATCTTCCCGTGTCTCAACGAGGCGCGGGCGCTGCCGGGCGTGCTCGCGGCCCTGCCGAGCGGCATGCGCGCGATCGTCGTCGACAACGGGTCGACCGACGGATCTGCCGAGATCGCCGCTGTACGCGGCGCCGTCGTCGTCACCGAGTCGCGACGCGGATTCGGCTCCGCGGCCCATGCCGGGCTGCTCTCCGCCACGGCGCCGATCGTCGCCTTCTGCGACGCCGACGGATCGTTCGACTCCGCGGAGCTCGCCCGCGTCGTCGCGCCCGTCACCGCCGGCGACGCCGACCTCGTGCTGGGGCGCCGGCGCGCCCAGCGGAACTCGTGGCCGCTGCACGCGCGCATCGCCAACGCCTTCCTGGCCGCGCGGCTGCGGGCGTTCACCCCGGCGAGCCTCCACGATCTGGGGCCGATGCGCGCCGCGCGCCGCGAAGCGCTCCTCGACCTCGACCTGCGCGACCGGCGGAGCGGCTACCCCCTCGAGATGGTGCTCCGCGCCGCACGCCGGCAGTGGCGCATCGCCGAGGTCGACGTCAGCTATCGCCCGCGCATCGGGCGATCCAAGGTCACCGGCACCGTGCGCGGGACGGCGACGGCGATCGCCGACATGTCGCGGGTGCTGCGCGAGGAGGCGCGATGA
- a CDS encoding NAD-dependent epimerase/dehydratase family protein, with protein sequence MTETLLVTGGAGFIGTHIVAQAIAAGWCVRVLDSLRPDVHPVDAAAPAGTEFVRADMTDADAMTPAVEGADVVCHQAAKVGLGVDLGDAPDYVRSNDLGTAVLLAAMARAGVGRLVLASSMVVYGEGNYRDRQGPIAAPPRDLADLAAGRFEPISPRTGEALVPELIDESAPLDPRNVYAASKVAQENLVRAWARETGGHGALLRYHNVYGPGMPQATPYAGVASLFRSALEAGLAPTVLEDGAQRRDFVHVSDVAAANLAAIDWTASAGAGTARPFNVASGEVHTVGEMADALADAFGGPAPVITGGYRLGDVRHITASSQRLRDELGWRARVGFADGMREFARAPLRDPAAS encoded by the coding sequence ATGACGGAGACGCTGCTCGTCACCGGCGGTGCCGGGTTCATCGGGACGCACATCGTCGCCCAGGCGATCGCCGCGGGCTGGTGTGTGCGAGTGCTGGACAGCCTTCGCCCCGACGTGCATCCCGTCGATGCTGCGGCACCGGCCGGCACGGAGTTCGTGCGCGCCGACATGACGGACGCCGACGCCATGACACCCGCGGTCGAGGGTGCCGACGTCGTGTGTCACCAGGCCGCGAAAGTGGGGCTCGGCGTGGATCTCGGAGATGCACCGGACTACGTCCGCTCCAACGACCTCGGCACCGCCGTGCTGCTCGCGGCGATGGCGCGCGCCGGGGTCGGGCGACTCGTGCTCGCGTCGTCGATGGTGGTCTACGGGGAGGGCAACTACCGCGACCGGCAGGGCCCGATCGCGGCACCGCCCCGCGACCTCGCCGACCTCGCGGCGGGCAGATTCGAGCCGATCTCGCCGCGCACCGGCGAGGCTCTCGTTCCCGAGCTCATCGACGAGTCCGCACCGCTCGATCCCCGCAACGTGTACGCGGCGTCGAAGGTCGCGCAGGAGAACCTGGTGCGAGCGTGGGCGCGCGAGACCGGCGGCCACGGCGCGCTGCTGCGCTACCACAACGTGTACGGACCCGGGATGCCGCAGGCCACCCCGTATGCGGGCGTGGCCTCGCTCTTCCGCTCGGCGCTCGAGGCGGGCCTGGCGCCCACCGTGCTCGAAGACGGCGCACAGCGGCGGGACTTCGTGCACGTGTCCGACGTCGCCGCGGCGAACCTCGCGGCGATCGACTGGACCGCCTCCGCCGGCGCGGGCACCGCCCGCCCGTTCAACGTCGCGAGCGGCGAAGTGCACACGGTCGGCGAAATGGCCGACGCGCTGGCCGACGCCTTCGGCGGGCCCGCCCCCGTGATCACTGGCGGCTACCGACTCGGCGACGTACGGCACATCACCGCTTCCTCGCAGCGTCTGCGCGACGAGCTCGGGTGGCGCGCGCGGGTCGGCTTCGCCGACGGCATGCGCGAGTTCGCCCGCGCACCGCTGCGCGATCCGGCGGCATCGTGA
- a CDS encoding MTAP family purine nucleoside phosphorylase: MSEIDAQGPRIGVIGGSGLYTLLERSRTLEVATPYGSPSSPLWIGTLGKVEVAFLPRHGAEHAIAPHRVNYRANLWALASVGVRAVFASSAVGSITPDLPADTFAVPDQLIDRTRGRADTYFDGAEVQHLAFADPFDPVMRAALCEALTARGERFASTATTLVIPGPRFSTRAESRGWRLLGADILNMTQYPEAALAAELGLGYASLSFVTDADVGHHSDDEAVTAGAVFARLTAARDRFTGTIADAVRRLPADFRPRQLIDPAAAARVLALPVA, encoded by the coding sequence GTGAGTGAGATCGACGCACAGGGCCCGAGGATCGGCGTGATCGGCGGATCGGGGCTGTACACGCTCCTGGAGCGATCGCGGACGCTCGAGGTCGCGACCCCCTACGGATCGCCCTCATCGCCGCTGTGGATCGGGACGCTCGGCAAGGTCGAGGTCGCCTTCCTCCCGCGCCACGGCGCCGAACACGCCATCGCGCCGCACCGTGTGAATTACCGTGCCAACCTGTGGGCGCTGGCATCCGTCGGCGTCCGAGCGGTGTTCGCGTCCTCCGCCGTCGGAAGCATCACGCCAGACCTGCCCGCGGACACGTTCGCGGTGCCCGATCAGCTCATCGACCGCACCCGCGGCCGCGCCGACACGTACTTCGACGGCGCCGAAGTGCAGCACCTCGCGTTCGCCGACCCGTTCGATCCCGTGATGCGCGCCGCGCTGTGCGAGGCGCTCACCGCGCGCGGCGAGCGCTTCGCGTCGACCGCCACGACCCTCGTCATCCCAGGCCCTCGCTTCTCGACACGAGCCGAATCGCGGGGATGGCGCCTGCTGGGCGCCGACATCCTGAACATGACCCAATACCCCGAGGCGGCGCTGGCGGCGGAGCTCGGCCTGGGTTACGCCAGCCTCTCGTTCGTGACGGATGCCGATGTCGGCCACCACTCCGACGACGAGGCGGTGACGGCCGGAGCCGTTTTCGCACGGCTGACGGCCGCGCGAGACCGGTTCACTGGCACGATCGCCGATGCCGTTCGGCGTCTGCCGGCCGACTTCCGGCCGCGGCAGCTCATCGACCCCGCCGCGGCGGCGCGGGTGCTCGCCCTCCCGGTCGCGTGA
- a CDS encoding glutamate-1-semialdehyde 2,1-aminomutase — MTTNAQEFARARGAMPGGVNSPVRAFGSVHETPRFFVSASGPYVTDVEGREYVDLVGSWGPAILGHAHPAVVKAVQDAAAHGLGFGASTPSETELAELIAGRVTRPSPVVKRARNERDETRPTNPPVVERARNERDETRPTNPPVVERARNEPDETRPSNPPVVERARNERDETRRTDANSPVHDASSHFARSTGMRPIERVRLVSTGTEATMTAIRLARGATGRDLIVKFAGHYHGHSDGLLAEAGSGVATLAMPGSAGVPAPIAAQTLVIRYNELDAVREVFAARGDDIAAVIVEAAPANMGIVPPAHGFNAALADIAHAHGALLILDEVLTGFRVGPAGWYGIDPVPFTPDLITFGKVVGGGLPLAALGGSAALMELLAPLGPVYQAGTLSGNPLAVAAGRATLDHLDADAYARIDAAATTIADAAASALSEAGVTHVVQRSGNLFSIQFAATPPVDYDTVKAQEAYRYAPFFRAMLAQGVSLPPSVFEAWFVSSAHDDAAVARIIDALPAAARAAAEARPD; from the coding sequence ATGACGACCAACGCACAGGAATTCGCCCGCGCCCGCGGTGCCATGCCCGGCGGGGTGAACTCGCCGGTGCGCGCGTTCGGCTCCGTGCACGAGACCCCCCGCTTCTTCGTGTCGGCGTCGGGTCCGTATGTGACCGACGTCGAGGGCCGCGAGTACGTCGATCTCGTCGGCTCGTGGGGTCCGGCGATCCTCGGGCACGCGCATCCCGCCGTCGTGAAGGCGGTGCAGGATGCCGCGGCCCACGGCCTCGGCTTCGGCGCGAGCACACCGAGCGAGACCGAGCTGGCCGAGCTCATCGCCGGCCGCGTCACCCGCCCCTCCCCGGTCGTTAAGCGAGCGAGGAACGAGCGAGACGAAACGCGCCCCACCAACCCCCCGGTCGTTGAGCGAGCGAGGAACGAGCGAGACGAAACGCGCCCCACCAACCCCCCGGTCGTTGAGCGAGCGAGGAACGAGCCAGACGAAACGCGCCCCTCCAACCCCCCGGTCGTTGAGCGAGCGAGGAACGAGCGAGACGAAACGCGCCGAACCGACGCGAACTCGCCGGTTCACGACGCTTCGTCTCATTTCGCTCGCTCGACCGGTATGCGCCCGATCGAGCGCGTGCGCCTGGTGTCGACCGGCACCGAGGCGACGATGACCGCGATCCGCCTCGCGCGCGGCGCGACCGGGCGCGACCTGATCGTGAAGTTCGCGGGGCACTACCACGGCCACTCCGACGGCCTCCTGGCCGAGGCCGGATCGGGCGTCGCCACGTTGGCGATGCCGGGCTCGGCGGGCGTTCCCGCCCCCATCGCCGCGCAGACGCTCGTGATCCGCTACAACGAGCTCGACGCGGTGCGCGAGGTGTTCGCCGCCCGCGGGGACGACATCGCCGCTGTGATCGTCGAGGCCGCACCCGCGAACATGGGCATCGTGCCGCCGGCGCACGGCTTCAACGCCGCCCTCGCCGACATCGCCCACGCGCACGGCGCGCTGCTGATCCTCGACGAGGTGCTGACCGGCTTCCGCGTGGGACCCGCCGGCTGGTACGGCATCGACCCCGTGCCCTTCACCCCCGACCTCATCACGTTCGGCAAGGTCGTCGGCGGCGGGCTGCCGCTCGCCGCACTCGGCGGCTCCGCGGCGCTCATGGAGCTGCTCGCCCCGCTCGGGCCGGTGTACCAGGCCGGCACGCTGAGCGGCAATCCGCTCGCCGTCGCGGCCGGCCGCGCCACCCTCGACCACCTCGACGCGGACGCTTACGCCCGCATCGACGCCGCTGCGACGACGATCGCGGATGCCGCGGCATCCGCCCTCTCCGAAGCCGGCGTGACGCACGTGGTGCAGCGCTCGGGCAACCTGTTCTCGATCCAGTTCGCGGCGACGCCGCCCGTCGACTACGACACCGTGAAGGCGCAGGAGGCGTACCGCTACGCGCCGTTCTTCCGCGCCATGCTCGCGCAGGGCGTCTCGCTGCCGCCGTCGGTGTTCGAGGCGTGGTTCGTCTCGTCCGCCCACGACGACGCCGCGGTGGCACGGATCATCGACGCGCTGCCGGCCGCCGCCCGGGCCGCGGCCGAGGCTCGACCCGACTGA
- a CDS encoding large exoprotein, which produces MGGQVWGGGVIVLVAVGLWLVYLLPTWHSRRQFDAAERNAVRLNQALRVLAETSETPEEVRLELNARTAAAQQRLAKRALAEREHAALEEARVDLERARTEREVAEATARLERERARTERVAAEAAARVDLERARAERASAEAAARAELAAARAIPAARRARVRRAFRLVATLVGLGGLAVAGWGVFETLTAGAQTLLWLGVGLVMASSITLHRLSRVAARAVARETDTAPRRAAVLQDVALEREQRAWAPRDLPRPLTASAGSRAAAVLDAEAARAALRQAALEQAMLARAEAQKPPSIDTARTARTASADSEYARMGYVDDAEIEAHVRQLLTRRAAGE; this is translated from the coding sequence ATGGGTGGGCAGGTGTGGGGCGGGGGAGTCATCGTTCTCGTCGCCGTGGGCTTGTGGCTCGTCTATCTGCTGCCGACGTGGCACAGCCGCCGCCAGTTCGACGCGGCAGAGCGCAACGCCGTCCGCCTGAACCAGGCGCTGCGCGTTCTCGCCGAGACGAGCGAGACGCCGGAGGAAGTGCGCCTCGAGTTGAACGCCCGCACCGCGGCCGCACAGCAGCGGCTCGCGAAGCGCGCGCTCGCCGAGCGCGAGCATGCCGCCCTCGAAGAGGCGCGGGTCGACCTCGAGCGTGCACGCACCGAGCGCGAGGTGGCCGAGGCCACTGCACGTCTCGAGCGCGAGCGGGCTCGCACCGAGCGCGTCGCCGCCGAGGCAGCTGCTCGCGTCGACCTCGAGCGCGCTCGCGCCGAACGCGCGTCGGCCGAGGCGGCCGCACGCGCCGAACTGGCCGCCGCGCGGGCGATTCCCGCTGCGCGCCGCGCGCGCGTGCGTCGCGCCTTCCGTCTTGTCGCCACCCTCGTCGGGCTCGGCGGCCTCGCCGTCGCCGGCTGGGGCGTGTTCGAGACGCTCACCGCGGGGGCGCAGACGCTGCTGTGGCTGGGCGTCGGTCTCGTGATGGCGTCGAGCATCACGCTTCATCGCCTGTCCCGCGTTGCGGCGCGTGCCGTGGCGCGGGAGACGGATACCGCGCCGCGCCGTGCCGCCGTACTGCAGGATGTTGCGCTCGAACGCGAGCAGCGCGCCTGGGCGCCGCGCGACCTGCCGCGGCCGCTCACGGCGTCGGCGGGATCGCGTGCCGCAGCCGTGCTGGATGCCGAAGCCGCTCGCGCGGCCCTGCGCCAGGCCGCGCTCGAGCAGGCCATGCTGGCCCGCGCAGAAGCCCAGAAGCCGCCGTCGATCGACACGGCGCGCACGGCCCGCACGGCCTCGGCCGACTCCGAATACGCCCGCATGGGGTACGTCGACGACGCCGAGATCGAGGCCCACGTGCGGCAGCTTCTCACCCGTCGCGCAGCCGGCGAATAG
- a CDS encoding macro domain-containing protein — MTTLVAVHGDITAQTTDAVVNAANNAMRGGGGVDGAIHRAGGPEILRDCIARFPDGLGTGDAGWTTAGALPARWVVHTVGPNFGAGQRDRGLLESCYRRSLAVAAEVGARSVSFPLISAGIYAWPRRAAITTAIDAIAAAHPAVDEVRLVAHDESAHHEIASALLMTTSVRILQGVRELHRRGFHRLRVSPGLAPSGMYHRIVLTDAADPDATIHYTSGAETEFAGGTVDAMSTPGDVAELILRALPRLAATHDATEYAAWFAGLLAAVEPEHALPVSFADYFDDSAGWEIGWGSGLRYPAPPD, encoded by the coding sequence ATGACCACGCTCGTCGCCGTCCATGGAGACATCACCGCCCAGACGACGGATGCCGTCGTCAATGCCGCGAACAACGCCATGCGCGGCGGTGGCGGCGTCGACGGAGCGATCCACCGGGCCGGCGGACCCGAGATCCTGCGGGACTGCATCGCCCGCTTCCCGGACGGGCTCGGCACCGGGGACGCCGGCTGGACCACCGCCGGCGCCCTGCCGGCACGCTGGGTCGTGCACACGGTGGGTCCGAACTTCGGCGCCGGGCAGCGCGATCGCGGACTCCTGGAGTCCTGCTACCGCCGCTCGCTCGCGGTCGCCGCCGAGGTGGGCGCGCGAAGCGTCTCCTTCCCGCTCATCAGCGCCGGCATCTACGCGTGGCCTCGACGCGCCGCCATCACCACCGCCATCGACGCGATCGCCGCCGCGCACCCCGCCGTGGACGAGGTGCGGCTCGTCGCGCACGATGAGTCCGCGCATCACGAGATCGCGTCGGCGCTGCTCATGACGACCTCGGTGCGCATCCTGCAGGGCGTGCGTGAACTGCACCGACGGGGCTTCCACCGGCTCCGAGTGTCGCCGGGCCTCGCCCCCTCCGGCATGTACCACCGGATCGTGCTGACGGATGCCGCCGACCCGGACGCGACGATCCACTACACGTCGGGCGCCGAGACCGAGTTCGCCGGTGGCACCGTCGACGCGATGTCGACGCCGGGCGATGTCGCCGAGCTCATCCTGCGGGCTCTCCCCCGCCTCGCTGCGACGCACGACGCAACCGAGTACGCCGCATGGTTCGCGGGCCTGCTCGCGGCGGTCGAACCGGAGCACGCGCTGCCGGTCTCGTTCGCGGACTACTTCGACGACAGCGCCGGCTGGGAGATCGGCTGGGGCAGCGGCCTGCGGTATCCAGCGCCGCCCGACTGA
- a CDS encoding GNAT family protein, giving the protein MDLSAPRRHGSVAIRLVKQRDARVLQNELLSNRGWLRPWEATSPDGPVSFDMRMGVRRLLQQYRDGAGVPFVMEYDGEVAGQLNVWGIARGSLASATIGYWVSERFAGRGITPTAVALATDICFSELRLHRMEICIRPENRASLRVVEKLGFRYEGLRRRFIHIDGDWRDHYAFALVREDVPEGVLQRWISGRAPQDAATVPPTDRLHA; this is encoded by the coding sequence GTGGATCTGTCGGCTCCTCGTCGGCACGGGTCGGTGGCGATCCGCCTCGTGAAGCAGCGCGACGCGCGCGTGCTGCAGAACGAACTGCTGTCCAATCGGGGCTGGCTTCGGCCGTGGGAGGCGACCAGCCCCGATGGGCCGGTGTCGTTCGACATGCGGATGGGTGTGCGCCGGCTGCTCCAGCAGTATCGCGACGGCGCCGGCGTGCCGTTCGTCATGGAGTACGACGGTGAGGTCGCGGGCCAGCTGAACGTCTGGGGCATCGCGCGCGGCTCGCTCGCATCGGCCACGATCGGCTATTGGGTGAGCGAGCGGTTCGCGGGCCGGGGCATCACGCCGACTGCCGTCGCGCTCGCCACCGACATCTGCTTCTCCGAGTTGCGGCTGCACCGCATGGAGATCTGCATCCGACCCGAGAACCGTGCGAGCCTGCGCGTCGTCGAGAAGCTGGGCTTCCGCTACGAAGGGCTCCGCCGCCGGTTCATCCACATCGACGGCGACTGGCGCGACCACTACGCGTTCGCCCTCGTGCGGGAGGACGTCCCCGAGGGCGTCCTGCAGCGCTGGATCTCGGGCCGGGCGCCCCAGGACGCCGCGACCGTCCCGCCCACGGATCGCTTGCACGCGTAG
- a CDS encoding molybdopterin-dependent oxidoreductase produces MTPADMERRVFLAGVGVSATALVALTAGQSFDVLAPLNLFAPRVKGQGPQALPVNRTAAQAEVSERALDPAWSLEVRSAGDGRRVYGREELSRMPQTEAVLPIACVEGWSTTAEWRGVRLSDLLTAVGVDPAHTIRLESLQQRGAYRTTTMPPHYAWDPLTLVALEVNGAPLDIDHGYPARIIAPGRPGVLQTKWLSRIEELPP; encoded by the coding sequence ATGACGCCCGCCGACATGGAGCGGCGGGTCTTCCTCGCCGGGGTGGGCGTGTCCGCCACGGCGCTGGTCGCCCTGACAGCGGGCCAGTCGTTCGACGTGCTGGCGCCGCTCAATCTCTTCGCGCCGCGGGTGAAGGGGCAAGGGCCGCAGGCGCTCCCCGTCAACCGCACCGCCGCCCAGGCGGAGGTCTCGGAGCGGGCGCTCGATCCTGCCTGGTCGCTCGAAGTGCGCAGTGCGGGTGACGGGCGACGCGTGTACGGACGCGAGGAGCTGTCACGGATGCCGCAGACCGAGGCCGTGCTGCCGATCGCGTGCGTCGAGGGGTGGAGCACGACGGCCGAGTGGCGGGGAGTACGGCTGAGCGATCTGCTGACGGCTGTCGGCGTCGACCCCGCTCACACGATCCGGCTCGAGAGCCTCCAGCAGCGGGGTGCGTACCGGACGACGACGATGCCCCCGCACTACGCGTGGGACCCGCTCACGCTCGTGGCCCTCGAGGTCAACGGCGCCCCGCTCGACATCGATCACGGCTATCCGGCCCGCATCATCGCGCCCGGGCGCCCTGGCGTCCTGCAGACGAAATGGCTGTCCCGGATCGAGGAGCTGCCGCCGTGA
- a CDS encoding methyltransferase domain-containing protein — MSGAAAQADVFGEHYERALRTPTGPLLLREAASSDGTRHDLDRYLGEADEVEVRLTRDLPAPVLDVGCGPGRMVRAAREAGLSALGVDVSATAARIARRRGIPVWHGSVFDALPAEGAWGTALLLDGNIGIGGDPLALLVRCRALVRPDGRVIVETHTDSRRDRRFYGVLADADGTAAGEPFPWAELGRRPLRRWSREAGLVLVREWSARGRTFAEYARPAQSSTQPLSTAQPLSAAPPLSRAQSRSVAGRFSR, encoded by the coding sequence ATGAGCGGCGCCGCGGCGCAGGCCGACGTCTTCGGCGAGCACTACGAGCGCGCGCTGCGCACGCCGACGGGTCCTCTGCTGCTCCGCGAGGCGGCATCCTCCGACGGCACCCGGCACGATCTCGACCGCTACCTCGGCGAGGCCGACGAGGTCGAGGTGCGGCTCACCCGCGATCTGCCCGCGCCGGTGCTCGACGTCGGGTGCGGGCCGGGCCGGATGGTGCGCGCGGCGCGCGAGGCGGGACTGTCTGCCCTCGGTGTGGATGTCTCGGCGACGGCAGCTCGGATCGCCCGGCGCCGCGGCATCCCGGTGTGGCACGGTTCGGTCTTCGACGCGCTGCCGGCCGAGGGCGCGTGGGGTACCGCACTGCTGCTCGACGGCAACATCGGGATCGGGGGCGATCCGCTCGCCCTGCTGGTGCGCTGTCGGGCCCTCGTGCGGCCGGACGGGCGGGTCATCGTGGAGACCCACACCGACTCCCGGCGCGATCGCCGCTTCTACGGCGTGCTCGCCGATGCCGACGGCACGGCAGCCGGCGAGCCGTTCCCCTGGGCCGAGCTGGGTCGGCGACCGCTCCGGCGCTGGTCGCGCGAGGCGGGACTCGTCCTCGTGCGCGAGTGGAGTGCGCGAGGACGGACGTTCGCGGAGTACGCCCGGCCGGCGCAGAGCTCCACGCAGCCACTCAGCACGGCGCAGCCGCTCAGCGCCGCGCCGCCACTCAGCCGCGCTCAGTCGCGGAGCGTCGCCGGCAGATTCTCCAGGTGA